The proteins below come from a single Ictalurus furcatus strain D&B chromosome 27, Billie_1.0, whole genome shotgun sequence genomic window:
- the tipin gene encoding TIMELESS-interacting protein isoform X1 translates to MLLVDDVVCFSVQSPCMMYDPSENGLFGVSDYDQIEDESFPPLPPPLSPGEGNFDEEPAASGEGEEGELSKLPDVPVAKRRTVKRPQPKLNSQRLLSERGLPALRTLFTDVKFKGKGHEAEDLKVLMRKMENWAHRLYPKLQFEDFIDKLEALGGKKDVQTCLKRIRLDMPLTHEDFTGNDGDEAEVRFQEDADPFEDRSFSEDPFIHSTPAPLSLTEEQQQRIERNKQLALERRLARQKQLESSQSAFPDEPAASPTAHHLSQDEQKELDQTTGNTDTPLNQDPVESQSSTQYNKCDSPVPEITNGRDNESD, encoded by the exons atgcTCCTGGTTGATGATGTAGTGTGCTTTTCTGTCCAGAGTCCATGCATGATGTATGATCCATCAGAAAACGGTCTGTTTGGTGTGTCTGACTATGACCAGATAGAGGACGAGTCCTTTCCCCCTCTCCCACCACCGCTGTCCCCTGGAGAGGGCAACTTCGATGAGGAGCCTGCGGCCAGCGGAGAGG GTGAAGAGGGAGAACTGTCCAAGCTACCTGATGTTCCTGTAGCTAAAAGGCGAACAGTTAAGAGACCCCAGCCTAAACTAAACTCTCAGAG GTTGCTATCTGAACGAGGACTTCCTGCCTTACGTACATTATTCACTGATGTCAAGTTTAAAGGCAAAGGCCATGAG GCTGAGGATCTTAAGGTTCTGATGCGGAAAATGGAGAACTGGGCTCACAGACTTTATCCAAAACTACAGTTTGAGGACTTCATTGACAAACTGGAGGCTCTAGGAGGCAAGAAAGACGTACAG ACGTGTCTCAAGCGAATCCGACTGGACATGCCTCTGACCCACGAGGATTTCACTGGAAATGATGGCG atGAAGCAGAGGTCCGCTTCCAGGAAGATGCAGACCCGTTTGAAGATCGAAGCTTCTCTGAAGATCCGTTTATCCACTCCACTCCTGCTCCGCTCTCTCTTACGGAGGAACAGCAGCAGCGCATCGAGCGCAATAAACAGCTGGCCCTGGAGAGAAGGCTGGCTCGACAAAAACAGCTAG AGTCGTCACAGTCAGCGTTCCCAGATGAACCTGCTGCAAGTCCCACAGCACATCACCTCAGCCAAGACGAGCAAAAAGAACTGGATCAAACCACAGGAAACACTGACACACCTTTAAATCAGGATCCTGTGGAGTCTCAGAGCTCCACTCAGTATAACAAATGTGACAGTCCAGTTCCAGAGATAACAAATGGCAGAGATAATGAAAGCGACTGA
- the lctla gene encoding lactase-like a → MAQHSLLSLCHVLVLALCVSAAEDFDWTKNEKGSFHYGTFPTAFSWGAGSSAYQTEGAWNKDGKGMSIWDVFSHKIGKTHLNDTGDSSCESYYKLKDDILLMKDMKLNHYRFSISWPRILPTGIKSDQINEKGIQHYDNLINMLLESQITPIVTLYHWDLPQVLQEKYGGWQNSSMVNFFNDYANLCFERFGNRVKHWITFNNPWSVAVEGYETGEHAPGLKLKGTGAYKAAHNIIKAHAKVWHTYDIQWRSKQKGLVGISLSTDWGEPVDITNQRDIEAADRYMQFYLGWFAAPLFSGDYPQVMKEYVGKKSAQQGLGSSRLPTFSPHEKSYVKGTCDFLGIGHFTTRYITQKNFPSNRGGTYFTDRDLAELVDPLWPDPGSEWLYSVPWGFRRLLHFVKTQYGNPMIYVTENGVSEKIVCTDLCDEWRIQYFRDYINEMLKAVNDGVDVKGYTAWSLLDMFEWDEGYSERFGLYYVDFDSKNKQRYPKASVQFYKRIINSNGFPNQREIESWKRKATETCTSSNQLLAADPLSSHMELVTEIVVPTVGTVCILLTAVFLMFLLKSRL, encoded by the exons CATTCTCTTGGGGTGCTGGCAGCTCAGCATATCAGACTGAGGGAGCCTGGAATAAAGATGGCAAAGGGATGAGCATCTGGGATGTGTTTTCACATAAAATAGGCAAAACCCACCTGAACGACACTGGAGATTCTTCCTGTGAGAGCTACTACAAACTCAAG GATGACATCTTGTTAATGAAAGACATGAAGCTGAATCACTACCGATTTTCTATTTCCTGGCCAAGGATCCTACCTACTGGAATTAAGT CTGATCAAATCAATGAAAAGGGAATACAGCACTATGACAATCTCATCAATATGCTTCTGGAGAGTCAGATCACGCCCATTGTAACCCTTTATCACTGGGATTTGCCTCAG GTTCTTCAGGAGAAATATGGTGGTTGGCAGAACAGCAGCATGGTCAATTTCTTTAATGACTACGCCAACCTGTGCTTCGAGAGATTTGGTAATCGGGTAAAACACTGGATCACTTTTAACAATCCATGG TCAGTTGCAGTGGAGGGTTATGAGACTGGTGAACATGCTCCTGGACTGAAACTGAAAGGCACTGGCGCCTACAAGGCTGCCCACAACATCATTAAG GCTCATGCTAAAGTTTGGCACACTTATGACATCCAGTGGCGAAGCAAAcagaaag GGCTAGTGGGCATCTCTCTGTCTACTGACTGGGGGGAGCCAGTGGACATCACCAATCAGAGGGACATTGAAGCAGCTGACAGATACATGCAGTTTTACCTGGGCTGGTTTGCTGCACCACTCTTCAGTGGAGACTATCCTCAAGTGATGAAGGAATATGTAGGCAA GAAGAGTGCACAGCAAGGCCTGGGGAGTTCCCGTCTGCCCACTTTCAGCCCACATGAGAAAAGTTACGTCAAGGGCACCTGCGACTTCTTGGGAATCGGCCACTTCACCACACGCTACATCACACAGAAGAACTTTCCCTCAAACCGTGGAGGTACTTACTTTACTGATCGGGACCTAGCAGAGCTCGTAGACCCGCTCTGGCCTGATCCTGGTTCTGAATGGCTCTACTCTGTGCCGTGGGGCTTCCGTCGGCTGCTTCACTTTGTGAAG ACGCAGTATGGAAACCCTATGATATATGTGACAGAAAACGGCGTCTCAGAGAAGATAGTGTGCACTGACCTGTGTGATGAATGGAGGATACAGTACTTCAGGGATTACATCAATGAAATGCTTAAAG CGGTTAACGATGGGGTAGATGTGAAAGGATATACAGCGTGGTCTCTGCTTGACATGTTTGAATGGGATGAGGGCTACTCTGAGCGATTTGGCCTGTACTATGTGGACTttgacagcaaaaataaacagcgttACCCAAAAGCCTCTGTTCAGTTCTACAAACGCATCATCAACTCCAATGGCTTTCCCAATCAGAGAgag attgAGAGCTGGAAAAGGAAAGCGACAGAAACCTGCACCTCTAGTAACCAGCTTCTAGCAGCAG ATCCACTGAGCAGTCACATGGAGCTGGTGACGGAGATCGTGGTTCCTACCGTGGGTACTGTCTGTATTCTTCTCACTGCCGTCTTCCTCATGTTCCTCCTGAAGAGTCGCCTCTGA
- the tipin gene encoding TIMELESS-interacting protein isoform X2, with translation MMYDPSENGLFGVSDYDQIEDESFPPLPPPLSPGEGNFDEEPAASGEGEEGELSKLPDVPVAKRRTVKRPQPKLNSQRLLSERGLPALRTLFTDVKFKGKGHEAEDLKVLMRKMENWAHRLYPKLQFEDFIDKLEALGGKKDVQTCLKRIRLDMPLTHEDFTGNDGDEAEVRFQEDADPFEDRSFSEDPFIHSTPAPLSLTEEQQQRIERNKQLALERRLARQKQLESSQSAFPDEPAASPTAHHLSQDEQKELDQTTGNTDTPLNQDPVESQSSTQYNKCDSPVPEITNGRDNESD, from the exons ATGATGTATGATCCATCAGAAAACGGTCTGTTTGGTGTGTCTGACTATGACCAGATAGAGGACGAGTCCTTTCCCCCTCTCCCACCACCGCTGTCCCCTGGAGAGGGCAACTTCGATGAGGAGCCTGCGGCCAGCGGAGAGG GTGAAGAGGGAGAACTGTCCAAGCTACCTGATGTTCCTGTAGCTAAAAGGCGAACAGTTAAGAGACCCCAGCCTAAACTAAACTCTCAGAG GTTGCTATCTGAACGAGGACTTCCTGCCTTACGTACATTATTCACTGATGTCAAGTTTAAAGGCAAAGGCCATGAG GCTGAGGATCTTAAGGTTCTGATGCGGAAAATGGAGAACTGGGCTCACAGACTTTATCCAAAACTACAGTTTGAGGACTTCATTGACAAACTGGAGGCTCTAGGAGGCAAGAAAGACGTACAG ACGTGTCTCAAGCGAATCCGACTGGACATGCCTCTGACCCACGAGGATTTCACTGGAAATGATGGCG atGAAGCAGAGGTCCGCTTCCAGGAAGATGCAGACCCGTTTGAAGATCGAAGCTTCTCTGAAGATCCGTTTATCCACTCCACTCCTGCTCCGCTCTCTCTTACGGAGGAACAGCAGCAGCGCATCGAGCGCAATAAACAGCTGGCCCTGGAGAGAAGGCTGGCTCGACAAAAACAGCTAG AGTCGTCACAGTCAGCGTTCCCAGATGAACCTGCTGCAAGTCCCACAGCACATCACCTCAGCCAAGACGAGCAAAAAGAACTGGATCAAACCACAGGAAACACTGACACACCTTTAAATCAGGATCCTGTGGAGTCTCAGAGCTCCACTCAGTATAACAAATGTGACAGTCCAGTTCCAGAGATAACAAATGGCAGAGATAATGAAAGCGACTGA